The Lathyrus oleraceus cultivar Zhongwan6 chromosome 5, CAAS_Psat_ZW6_1.0, whole genome shotgun sequence genome includes the window GTAGTTCAACTTTCCAAATAGTCTCTGATATCTAGCAGGTCTTAAAGGATCCCCCCCTGATCTGGCATAAGCTTGGTGTTTGGATCCTTAGGCATGCCTATGGTAGTTAAAATCCCAATTTGAATAGTAAAGTCCCACAATTTTGCGATTGTGCTTTCCTTTAGCAATTAAGAGTGTACACATAATATTAGTTTTGGTGGAATTGGATGGAGTTTGCCCATGTTAATAGTTGAATCGTAGGAATTCTTCTCTTGTTTGAGACTTATGAGTTGAGTTTGTATGACTTTAGTTGTTGGCTTTGTTATgctttttttttatttataaagTTGGCTTTCTATGCTATTATGCAATCCTGACACCCATACTTGTGAATTTAAATAAGTATTCCAAGTGATTTAAGGTATTCTTTGTCTTACTATTAGTGTTACGATTCCACAATTTACGATTTTACTTCTCCTTTCCGATTTTGTGTAAAATCTCGATTTTAACTACCTTGAGCGTGTCCTCCAAAATGTCAAGTGAATACTTCCTCTGAGAAATATTTTAGTCGGCCCTAGTCTGTGGTTTGAAAGTGCCGAAACAAATGCCTCTTGAAGTCTTGAATACCAATATGATCATCTCCTGTAATCacaatgtcatccacataaacaACAAGATAAATGCAGTGGTTAGTAGAATAATGTCTATAAAACACCAAATGATTGCCTTTGCTGCAGACCATGCCAAAGTCCTGAACTGAATCTACCAAATCACGCCCTGGGACTTTGCTTGAGTCTGTATAAAGCTTTACGAAGCCTATAAACAAAACCATGAGAATCCCCCTGAGCAACAGTTAGTTGTATATTATTTTGATCAACTCATGCACATCATCGTCTAATCAGTTGCAGTGATGAGTTGTTAGACTGGAAGTGCATCTTAGTGTACCAAATAAGAGCATGCCATATTTATTGGTATTTGTGTCCTGCAGGTTTCTGTAGCTAATAAAGTGATTATACCGGCAATGATGGCTGTGAAATTTCCTGATATCCAAGTCAGCTTCCCAGATGGTAAAACAATGAAGCTTCCCATTCGTATTTCTGATAATGCAGTTGATTCCGAGAAATCATCTGTCCCAAAGGCATCTTTGGTTTGTCTTTCTTTCCGAGGATATTCTGAGGTAATTGATCATGGCTTAAAAGCCATAAAGGAATTGTACTATGTTGTTCCTTGTGATGTTTGGTATTTCATTAACAATCATTTGTGTTGGTTTTGATTTACTGTTGACAGAAAATGATCGATTCTTGGAGCGTGCCTTTTGCTAAAACATTCAGTAACTCGAAAGATACTCATTTATATAAGGTAATAATTTTTTATTCACTGAGTGCGAAATATTAATCACCTATTTATATAATAGAACTCATTTTAACTTTCTATTTAATTCAACGTTTATTCTGTCCAAAATGTAAAAACTATAATTCTCAGTTTTCTTTCAATTTTTTCGCCTTTTGAATGAATAGCGACAAATTTGTAATGAAGCTTTTGCATTGTGTATCAGGTATCATTTATAGATTCATGGTTTTTATGTCTACCTCCTATAAAACATTTCCTTCTGTGGACAATCAAGAAACCTAATCAAAATGAAAACAATAATACACTTGAAGCGAGAATGGTGTATTCATTTGGTGACCACTATTATTTCAGAAAAGAACTAAAATTAGAGAATCTCCTCACTGGGTATAAAACCTTTTAATTGCTTATACAATTCATTATTACACAAATTCATTATGTGTAGCACATTTTTTAACATTAAATTCACAGGTATGTCTTCCTACTAGATAACTTTGGTAGGATAAGATGGCAGGGCTTTGGGATGGCAACAGAAGATGAAATTTCTTCCCTTCTTTCTTGCACATCACTTCTTCTAGATGCGTAATGAGGTAAGACCATGAAAGTGGTTAAACTGTTCTCATATAAGCTATAAGTTATTTTTTCAAAACTTATGGAAATAAGCTGAAAACACTTTATGAACGAATCATAAATTGTTTCTATAAATTCTCCCTAACACTCTTATAGTAGATAAACTCTTATTGATTCTGCGGATATGATATGTATCTTGCTATAGTCGTATCATATCAATGAAAAATTCTTCAAACCATTTTTTTTCTCTTCACTTATCATCCCTATCTGTTTTCTGTAAAGTTTTTCTTCaaattcttttttcttttatcTGTGTAGGTGAAAGACTACACTCTTGTTCtgtatttttcagaaattttggGATGTGATAAACAAGGTTGGATGAGATTTTTCTGTTTTAAATGGTGTGTTGAGACATTTATGAAGCAACTATCTTGTGAGGGAGGAAAATTGTAACCCAAGGAAGCTCTGTGAGGATAAGTTGAAAttcattcaaataaaagcatACACAATTTTAGAATAATCATAGGGTTGTTCTTGGCCTGAAGATTATCCCTGAGGATGGATCTTTTTTTTGTAATGATCACTTCATAATATGGTTAATGAAGAAGGTCACTTCTCTTATGTCAACAATAGATACAGAAGTTtttttccacttccatttttctTTATTTAGCCGTGGATTTATCTGCTATTTTTTCTTTACTCGTTTTAACTACCATTTCTTTTGCTTTCCGAATGTTTATTAGTTGTGAATTTATCTGCGTTTTTTTTATATTCTGCCTTTTCACTCTGAAATTATCTTTATCTGCGATTTTTTTCTCCAAGAAAAAGCTGCCCGAATGCTTCCTTTCGGAGCATATATTTATAGTTTAGAGGGAAGCTTTACTATTTCTTTTATATAGTGCGTTTTGACTTGCTGTTTCTTTTACCTACAGCTTTTATATTTGCTATCTTACCTGTGAATTTAAGTGCGATTTCTATTACTCTAAAAGAAAGTTTGCGATTTCTTTCACTCTGAAAGAAAGTTTTTGGACAGGATGTGTCTTAAGAGAATCCTAACAACATGTAAAATTGGATTTTATCTGTTGCCTAAGAAAATTCATGGGCTGAATTGAGAAATTCCTCTGAAAATAGATGAATTATTAGTTTTTTAGTTCAATCCATTTGATTATgagtatttaaaaaaaaaaactaattagTGCATCTGGAAGGTGCAAATTTTGATGCGTTTTAACAACTTATTTGGTATTATTTAGTGTTGTAGGGATATATATGTCGGAGTTAAGGTGCATATTAGAACCTACAAATTTAAACTGTGATTCTCACTGTTAGAAATGGCAATAAGAAAGGTATGGCTCAAAGCCAAAGGATTCTGAAAACAGCTATTCTACTTGAGAATAAAAGCACTTCCATTAAAGCACTGTCAACTTCAAAAACAGCATAAACCACACACACCACAAGAAGAAAAATGTTGAATCTAATCAATACTCCTATATCTGTGGCTTACACATGATCTTCAAAAAGAACTCCAAGTGCTGCTTTCCATTGGTTTATATTCATGTACACAACAAAATTCTCATTTCAGCTTTATCTAGACCATATGTATGAGATCAGGTTCCCAGCAATAACTACGTCAAACAGTTACCTTGATCGTCTAATCTAAGTCGTTTGATCTCAAATTGATGAAGATTGATTATAATGTGTTACTGCAGCGAATCCAAATTCAATGTGCAATGACAATTTATAACAATGATTATATGCAGAATACAAACTTTAACTGAACTAGGAGATACAAAAAACTATATTATATTAATTTGTATAAGTAATTCAATCAGTAATCTTGTGAAGTAATTTACAAAACAGCCAAAAGAATAACAAAGTAATGATTAGAATCTACAAGACTGATAGGTCCTACAGAATCATCTAAACCTGAACCTGAAAAACCTATTGTGCAAAAAAGAAGCACAACACAAACAATATTGAAAATTATATGTGGTCTCTCCAACTATCACAAATATACAGTGGAAATAGAATTTACATAGGAAAAAGAATATTAGATCTATATTCCACAATGCATAAATCACTGCTATAAAAACACAAAGCAGCAAATCAATGCTACGAAGAGAGACAAGAATACTGTCTTTGAATACTTATCATG containing:
- the LOC127086561 gene encoding uncharacterized protein LOC127086561 isoform X3, with the protein product MKRGYVADLAEIKQHGGKVSVANKVIIPAMMAVKFPDIQVSFPDGKTMKLPIRISDNAVDSEKSSVPKASLVCLSFRGYSEKMIDSWSVPFAKTFSNSKDTHLYKVSFIDSWFLCLPPIKHFLLWTIKKPNQNENNNTLEARMVYSFGDHYYFRKELKLENLLTGYVFLLDNFGRIRWQGFGMATEDEISSLLSCTSLLLDA
- the LOC127086561 gene encoding uncharacterized protein LOC127086561 isoform X1; the protein is MQALKQLIRRRSYPRDSILASIPTAQPDNFHHSFPSHHLSRLTPKRFLDWPQFSNKEAIAKERARINDEMKRGYVADLAEIKQHGGKVSVANKVIIPAMMAVKFPDIQVSFPDGKTMKLPIRISDNAVDSEKSSVPKASLVCLSFRGYSEKMIDSWSVPFAKTFSNSKDTHLYKVSFIDSWFLCLPPIKHFLLWTIKKPNQNENNNTLEARMVYSFGDHYYFRKELKLENLLTGYVFLLDNFGRIRWQGFGMATEDEISSLLSCTSLLLDA
- the LOC127086561 gene encoding uncharacterized protein LOC127086561 isoform X2 is translated as MGLQFSNKEAIAKERARINDEMKRGYVADLAEIKQHGGKVSVANKVIIPAMMAVKFPDIQVSFPDGKTMKLPIRISDNAVDSEKSSVPKASLVCLSFRGYSEKMIDSWSVPFAKTFSNSKDTHLYKVSFIDSWFLCLPPIKHFLLWTIKKPNQNENNNTLEARMVYSFGDHYYFRKELKLENLLTGYVFLLDNFGRIRWQGFGMATEDEISSLLSCTSLLLDA